In one Chitinophaga sancti genomic region, the following are encoded:
- a CDS encoding purine-nucleoside phosphorylase translates to MSDLLQQIAAASDYIKKIWSLTPEVGIILGSGLGNLAGEISEAIEIPYNEIPHFPTSTVEGHRGRLVLGKMNGRPVVAMAGRFHYYEGFTMQQVTFPVRVFKALGVHTLLVSNAAGGMNRAFNVGDLMIIRDHINLQPEHPLRGPNIAELGPRFPDMSEPYSRALIGRAKEIAAKNNIAVHTGVYVGVQGPTFETRAEYQYMATIGGDAVGMSTVPEVIVAMHSSMKVFAMSVITDIGIREEENVITHEEVLEAANAAEPKLTLIFRELISVL, encoded by the coding sequence ATGAGTGATCTGTTACAACAAATAGCTGCTGCTTCAGACTATATTAAAAAAATATGGTCCCTGACCCCCGAGGTAGGTATTATTCTGGGAAGTGGATTGGGTAACCTGGCCGGTGAAATCTCGGAAGCCATCGAAATTCCTTACAATGAGATTCCTCATTTCCCCACCTCGACAGTAGAAGGCCACCGTGGCCGCCTGGTGCTGGGCAAAATGAATGGCCGCCCCGTAGTAGCTATGGCAGGTCGTTTTCATTATTACGAAGGATTTACCATGCAGCAGGTAACTTTTCCTGTAAGGGTATTCAAGGCCCTCGGCGTACACACCTTGCTGGTTTCAAACGCTGCTGGTGGCATGAACCGCGCTTTCAATGTAGGCGATCTGATGATTATCCGTGATCATATCAACCTGCAGCCCGAACACCCGCTGCGTGGCCCAAATATTGCTGAATTAGGTCCCCGTTTCCCGGATATGAGCGAACCTTATTCCAGGGCATTGATCGGCAGGGCAAAAGAAATCGCTGCAAAAAATAACATCGCTGTACATACCGGTGTATACGTAGGTGTACAGGGCCCCACCTTCGAAACAAGGGCAGAATATCAATACATGGCTACTATCGGTGGCGATGCTGTTGGCATGAGTACTGTACCCGAAGTGATCGTTGCCATGCACAGCAGTATGAAGGTATTTGCGATGAGCGTGATCACTGATATCGGTATCCGTGAAGAAGAAAATGTGATCACCCACGAAGAAGTGCTTGAAGCTGCCAACGCAGCAGAACCGAAATTAACACTTATTTTCAGGGAACTGATCAGCGTGTTATAA
- a CDS encoding bactofilin family protein, with translation MFSNNNRNTRSESKTVMPTSNVNIIGSGTTIQGDIVCEGDIRIDGQVKGLVSTKAKIVVGPEGEIIGDLVCNSADIIGKVTGIIKVEDLLFLKGNALVKGDLYTSHFEMEPTAKFNGRCYMEPEEVAAANQKEKHGKSVATEKVLEEA, from the coding sequence ATGTTTAGCAACAACAACCGCAACACAAGAAGCGAGAGCAAAACAGTAATGCCTACTTCCAATGTAAACATTATTGGCAGTGGTACCACTATTCAGGGAGACATCGTATGCGAGGGGGATATCCGCATCGACGGTCAGGTAAAAGGCCTGGTTTCTACAAAAGCTAAGATCGTAGTAGGACCTGAAGGCGAAATTATCGGGGATCTCGTTTGCAATAGTGCAGACATTATCGGAAAAGTAACAGGTATTATCAAAGTAGAAGACCTGCTCTTCCTGAAAGGTAATGCACTGGTGAAAGGAGACCTTTACACCTCTCATTTTGAAATGGAACCAACTGCTAAATTCAACGGCCGTTGCTACATGGAACCTGAAGAGGTAGCAGCAGCAAACCAGAAAGAAAAGCATGGAAAATCCGTTGCAACCGAAAAAGTCCTCGAAGAAGCCTAA
- the sucC gene encoding ADP-forming succinate--CoA ligase subunit beta, with protein MNLHEYQAKELLKKYNVPVQEGIPVDTPEAAAEAYKQLKVQYGNEFAVVKAQIHAGGRGKGTIRGKDQRGVAVGKNAEDVKTIAGNILGGVLVTIQTGEAGKLVNKVLVAQDVYYPGPNPVKELYLSILLDRAKGQNVIMYSTEGGMDIEEVAHKTPEKIFKEWVQPNMQLQGFQARKIAFNFGLSGEAFKNMVKFVTNLYNAYVGLDASMLEINPLFKTSDEKIIAVDCKLNLDDNALMRHADLEALRDISEEDPTEVEAGKYNLNFVKLDGNVGCMVNGAGLAMATMDMIKLSGGEPANFLDVGGTANATTVEAGFRIILKDPKVKAILINIFGGIVRCDRVAQGVIDAYKSIGNISVPIIVRLQGTNAEEAKKLIEESGLTVQSAILLSEAAALVNKAVSA; from the coding sequence ATGAACTTACATGAATACCAGGCTAAAGAACTGTTGAAGAAATACAATGTTCCGGTACAGGAAGGGATTCCGGTTGATACTCCGGAAGCGGCGGCTGAAGCGTACAAACAATTGAAGGTACAGTATGGTAATGAGTTTGCAGTGGTGAAGGCACAAATACATGCCGGTGGACGCGGTAAAGGTACCATTCGTGGTAAAGACCAGCGTGGTGTTGCTGTTGGTAAAAATGCGGAAGATGTTAAAACAATTGCCGGAAACATCCTTGGCGGCGTACTGGTAACCATCCAGACCGGAGAGGCCGGCAAACTGGTAAATAAAGTGCTGGTTGCTCAGGACGTGTATTATCCTGGTCCAAACCCCGTTAAAGAATTATACCTTTCTATCCTGCTGGATCGTGCAAAAGGTCAGAACGTAATCATGTACTCCACTGAAGGTGGTATGGACATTGAAGAGGTTGCTCACAAAACTCCTGAGAAAATTTTCAAGGAGTGGGTACAGCCTAACATGCAGCTGCAGGGTTTCCAGGCTAGAAAAATCGCTTTCAACTTTGGTCTGAGCGGTGAAGCATTCAAGAACATGGTGAAGTTTGTAACTAACCTGTACAATGCTTACGTAGGGCTGGATGCAAGCATGCTGGAAATCAACCCGCTGTTCAAAACCAGTGATGAAAAGATCATTGCAGTTGACTGTAAACTGAACCTGGATGACAACGCACTGATGCGTCATGCTGATCTGGAAGCACTGCGTGATATTTCTGAAGAAGATCCTACAGAAGTAGAAGCAGGTAAATACAACCTGAACTTCGTGAAACTGGATGGTAACGTAGGTTGTATGGTGAATGGTGCTGGTCTGGCTATGGCTACCATGGATATGATCAAGCTGAGTGGTGGTGAACCTGCAAACTTCCTGGACGTAGGAGGTACTGCAAATGCAACTACAGTAGAAGCTGGTTTCCGTATCATCCTGAAAGATCCTAAAGTAAAGGCGATCCTGATCAATATCTTCGGTGGTATCGTTCGTTGTGATCGTGTTGCACAGGGTGTGATCGATGCTTACAAATCAATTGGAAATATCAGTGTTCCTATCATCGTTCGTCTGCAGGGTACAAACGCTGAAGAAGCGAAGAAACTGATCGAAGAAAGTGGTTTGACTGTGCAGTCTGCTATCTTGCTGAGTGAAGCTGCGGCGCTGGTGAACAAAGCAGTAAGTGCTTAA
- a CDS encoding AtpZ/AtpI family protein: protein MENPLQPKKSSKKPNQLYRYAGLAFQMMASLGLAVFAGYKLDQRTGWRIPVFMIIFSLLALAVILWQIIKDTRRND, encoded by the coding sequence ATGGAAAATCCGTTGCAACCGAAAAAGTCCTCGAAGAAGCCTAATCAGCTCTATCGCTACGCAGGACTTGCATTTCAGATGATGGCTTCCCTTGGATTGGCCGTATTTGCCGGTTATAAACTTGACCAGCGAACAGGATGGCGTATCCCTGTTTTCATGATCATTTTTTCTTTACTGGCTTTAGCGGTAATTTTATGGCAAATCATCAAAGACACCCGCAGGAATGACTGA
- the porW gene encoding type IX secretion system periplasmic lipoprotein PorW/SprE: MNICRSFYKHISYPGLVLVLIYGTSLQKAQAQRRDSTNVNSRTTTRNPQAQTQSQTKTIPRPLGPRPDDRHPPSEDLAKKKWTIKRKLVQNTISRYNYYFNAKKKLRLVTHNVSRTGQDNYNYLLPFYPYSAANQGISKGDLDSVIEKASINIQIHDPRSKWMDDSYLLIGKAYFFEGEWDKASRTFNFINTTYLPKKKNENKGVVGSVEKDQISVASREKRKPPIGWFKHPYARNDAFVWNAKTKIEENNYDEARSIINVLDQDPYFPKRLDGELAEVKAYSLYKQGKFSEAIEPLQIAEHKKGNRDEKARMAYILGQLYTNYNKPDSAIAMYYHVIKTKPDQMMEFQARIAINKLKATMPGGSLEQSLATLQKMAKREKYQNFRDAIYYTMAQLVAPTDKEAALGYLRQSLKAGALSTNTMQKALTYKMIADIYYDQRTYRSAKSFYDSTAAVMPPEFQDSAVVNKRKRVLSDVAVKIEAIQLQDSLQRIAAMNESDRKIFLTKLAVQIRRDAEEKAKKAKADSAAAMAEAMAGGNANNPFSNNGINTKTGQKSDQGDWYFYNTASKASGFQEFKRKWGNRGNADNWRRSQNSIAAVKENTEPVDENGNPIGEGQTKKKSTPADSTTAESLAANLPLTPDDLLKSNIIAEEAFYDLGKLYSDGLDNLDRGIETYDTLLNRYPHHPNKTEVIYSLYIWHNKLNHTALANSYRQQIMSNYGDSKFASIIRFGGLKDENIGKKTEITSAYEHVYGAYLDCNYETALRMKKEADSTFGLNFMQPKFDLLEAMIIAKMDTCEFGKQPLTAVMNKYQNDEGVYLRSKELLEALDNRPALVVYLSMLEIERKPEAPLLDEDISMIYPWQRPHPELNQAELKTATADSIKLAADNAKLKIAPLPPPMKTKVIYKLVADAPHFVVMSFNKLTKAAVDKSVEQFNKYNKEHHPDLKIQVGSYVMSQTEVLLIFRLFQNEDRALDYFDEIRMGAQKILPEMRPSDYFMFIISRDNFILMNTRKDLEGYKKFFGDNYITE, translated from the coding sequence ATGAATATTTGCAGATCATTTTATAAACATATATCATACCCCGGCCTGGTATTAGTCCTCATATACGGAACTAGTCTGCAAAAAGCTCAGGCTCAGCGCAGGGATAGCACGAACGTGAATTCGCGCACTACCACCCGGAATCCCCAGGCTCAGACACAGTCTCAGACCAAGACGATTCCAAGACCACTGGGCCCCAGACCAGATGACAGGCATCCTCCCTCAGAAGACCTGGCTAAGAAGAAATGGACCATCAAACGCAAACTGGTACAAAATACCATTTCGCGTTATAACTACTATTTCAATGCGAAGAAGAAACTGCGCCTCGTCACTCACAACGTGAGCCGTACCGGCCAGGACAACTATAATTACCTCCTCCCCTTCTATCCTTACAGCGCAGCGAACCAGGGCATCAGCAAAGGTGACCTCGACTCTGTCATTGAAAAGGCCTCTATCAACATCCAGATCCATGACCCCCGCAGTAAATGGATGGATGACAGCTACCTGCTGATCGGTAAAGCCTATTTCTTTGAAGGTGAATGGGATAAGGCCAGCCGTACCTTCAACTTTATCAATACTACTTACCTTCCTAAAAAGAAGAATGAGAATAAAGGGGTGGTAGGCTCTGTCGAAAAAGACCAGATCAGCGTAGCTTCCCGCGAAAAGCGTAAACCACCTATTGGCTGGTTCAAGCACCCCTACGCCAGAAACGATGCCTTTGTGTGGAACGCCAAAACCAAAATTGAAGAAAATAATTACGACGAGGCCCGCTCCATTATTAATGTACTCGACCAGGACCCTTACTTCCCCAAACGACTGGATGGTGAACTGGCCGAAGTAAAAGCTTATAGCCTGTACAAACAGGGGAAGTTTTCAGAAGCCATCGAACCCCTGCAAATAGCGGAACACAAAAAGGGGAACAGGGATGAAAAAGCACGTATGGCATACATCCTGGGTCAGTTATATACCAATTATAACAAACCTGATTCCGCCATCGCCATGTATTATCATGTGATCAAAACCAAGCCTGACCAGATGATGGAATTCCAGGCAAGGATTGCGATCAATAAGCTGAAAGCCACTATGCCAGGCGGTTCCCTGGAACAAAGCCTTGCTACCCTGCAGAAAATGGCGAAGCGGGAGAAATACCAGAACTTCCGTGATGCGATTTATTATACCATGGCCCAGCTGGTAGCCCCGACCGACAAGGAAGCAGCTCTTGGCTACCTGCGTCAGTCACTGAAAGCAGGCGCCCTCAGTACCAATACTATGCAAAAGGCACTCACCTACAAGATGATTGCCGATATTTATTATGACCAGCGTACTTATCGCTCTGCCAAAAGCTTCTACGACAGCACCGCTGCTGTGATGCCACCGGAGTTCCAGGATTCCGCGGTCGTGAATAAACGTAAAAGGGTACTCTCTGATGTAGCGGTAAAAATTGAGGCCATTCAGCTGCAGGACAGCTTGCAGCGTATTGCAGCCATGAATGAGAGTGACAGGAAGATATTCTTAACGAAACTGGCCGTGCAGATCCGCAGGGATGCCGAAGAAAAGGCGAAGAAAGCCAAAGCTGATTCTGCGGCAGCGATGGCTGAAGCAATGGCTGGTGGCAATGCTAACAATCCTTTCAGCAATAACGGCATCAATACAAAAACAGGACAGAAATCAGACCAGGGTGACTGGTACTTTTATAATACTGCCAGCAAGGCATCTGGTTTCCAGGAGTTTAAACGTAAATGGGGGAACCGGGGGAACGCGGATAACTGGCGACGTAGCCAGAATAGTATTGCCGCTGTGAAAGAAAATACAGAACCTGTGGATGAAAACGGTAATCCTATTGGGGAAGGGCAGACGAAAAAGAAATCAACTCCGGCTGACAGCACCACTGCCGAAAGCCTGGCCGCCAACCTGCCACTGACCCCTGATGACCTGTTGAAATCCAATATCATCGCTGAAGAGGCCTTCTATGACCTGGGTAAACTATACAGCGATGGCCTGGATAATTTAGACCGGGGTATTGAAACTTACGATACTTTATTAAACAGGTATCCGCATCACCCGAACAAGACGGAGGTGATCTACTCCCTGTATATCTGGCATAATAAACTGAACCATACTGCATTAGCTAACAGTTACCGGCAGCAGATCATGAGCAATTATGGAGATTCCAAGTTTGCCAGCATTATTCGTTTCGGTGGTCTGAAGGATGAGAATATCGGTAAAAAGACAGAGATCACTTCAGCATATGAGCATGTATATGGCGCATACCTGGATTGCAACTACGAAACTGCCCTGCGCATGAAGAAGGAAGCCGATTCTACCTTCGGTCTCAACTTCATGCAGCCGAAATTTGACCTGCTGGAAGCCATGATCATTGCGAAGATGGATACCTGTGAGTTTGGTAAACAGCCGCTGACTGCGGTCATGAATAAATATCAGAATGATGAGGGCGTATATCTCAGGTCCAAAGAGCTGCTGGAAGCACTGGATAACCGGCCAGCACTGGTGGTATACCTCTCCATGCTGGAAATAGAAAGAAAACCGGAAGCACCGCTGCTGGATGAGGATATAAGCATGATTTACCCATGGCAGCGACCACATCCTGAGCTGAACCAGGCCGAGTTGAAAACAGCAACCGCCGATTCTATCAAACTGGCTGCTGACAATGCAAAACTGAAAATTGCACCATTGCCTCCGCCTATGAAGACGAAGGTGATTTACAAACTGGTGGCAGATGCCCCTCATTTTGTAGTGATGTCATTTAATAAACTGACTAAGGCTGCGGTGGATAAATCTGTAGAGCAGTTTAACAAATACAACAAGGAACATCACCCTGACCTGAAGATCCAGGTAGGCAGTTATGTAATGAGTCAGACAGAGGTATTACTGATATTCAGGCTCTTCCAGAATGAGGACAGGGCGCTGGACTACTTTGATGAGATCAGGATGGGTGCACAGAAGATCCTGCCGGAAATGCGGCCTTCAGATTATTTCATGTTCATTATTTCCAGGGACAATTTCATTCTTATGAATACCCGGAAAGACCTGGAGGGGTATAAAAAGTTCTTCGGAGACAACTATATTACAGAGTAA
- a CDS encoding SprT-like domain-containing protein yields the protein MKQEHPLQALAAYLPEGTFEQVLAYIQEFKVHLTITRERASILGDYRHPDSRGGHRISINGNLNKYAFLITLLHEMAHLTTFNVHSNRVASHGKEWKSQFSNILKQFVGKGYLPPDVEAALRQSIQNPAASSCADDNLMRVLTRYDRRKENHYLVEQLPLDQLFKTKDGRIFRKGEKVRKRYRCEEVATKRMYLFSPVYEVEIIAA from the coding sequence GTGAAGCAGGAACATCCTTTACAGGCTTTAGCAGCTTACCTGCCCGAAGGAACTTTTGAGCAGGTACTTGCTTATATCCAGGAATTCAAAGTTCACCTGACTATTACCCGCGAAAGGGCCAGTATCCTGGGCGATTATCGTCATCCTGATTCACGGGGTGGGCATCGCATTAGTATCAATGGTAACCTCAACAAATACGCATTTCTCATCACTTTATTGCATGAAATGGCGCACCTGACTACTTTTAATGTACATAGTAACCGGGTGGCATCGCATGGAAAAGAGTGGAAGAGCCAGTTTTCCAATATCCTGAAACAGTTTGTGGGTAAGGGGTATTTGCCACCTGATGTAGAGGCGGCCCTGCGGCAGAGTATCCAGAATCCTGCCGCCAGCTCGTGTGCCGATGATAACCTGATGCGGGTGCTGACCAGGTATGACCGCCGTAAGGAGAATCATTACCTGGTAGAGCAGTTGCCGCTGGATCAATTATTCAAAACAAAGGATGGAAGAATATTCCGGAAAGGCGAAAAAGTAAGAAAACGCTACCGTTGTGAAGAAGTAGCTACCAAAAGAATGTACCTGTTTAGCCCCGTTTACGAGGTGGAAATTATCGCTGCTTAG
- a CDS encoding putative porin — protein sequence MRSFIITFLLLVTLSQVRAQISSRFSSMGSGGSSARTTKDTSSKNQAPDTLTITYRRLGEPTDYRMDSSIADFNGPFLRVPANYIYLGNNGSPARPVAFTPRMTAGFDPGFHSFDPYGFNHDNARIYYSNRPYTELNYMIGSQQEQQLGVMHTQNRTDRFNFGFEYQKIYAPGYFRSQTTNHNIYRVTGRYNSRDKRYNATLSYFYNKYANGENGGIKNDDDLENPRYSQRKTIDVNLGNDASTTSSLFNSTIPVKSSIDQAGFLFMQSYDWGKGDTIHVNDTTDVYKFDPVFRVQYTFKLNKDQVAYLDPTPDTFFYTTHYGWAYSGDTVKAQHNFRTIANDLSLVQFPIRGNQAHFITAGARIENTTGTFMDADIKFSNLALHGEYRNKTKNQQWDFQAKGELYMAGENRGDYSVSGMLSRYLNPTLGNVKLAFSNVNREPSYVYKYFSSSYDSWYNSTLAKENISKLQFIADNPKLKYNLTVNYYIIGNYTYMSSYYKSAQADAIFNMLEIMFSKKFTWKHWNWYADLTFQQVHGTAPVNIPSFWTRHRIAYENRLFNNLNLMVGVEAKYMTAYNADDYSPIIGQFVYQTTQKVQYYAPDLAAFLHFRIKSFNAFIRTENLNTFFATNNFAGPHYPYNNFQFRLGLRWWFVN from the coding sequence ATGCGGTCATTTATTATTACGTTTTTATTGTTGGTCACCTTGTCGCAGGTAAGGGCGCAGATCTCCAGCCGGTTCAGTAGCATGGGTAGCGGTGGCAGCAGCGCCAGGACGACGAAGGATACCAGCTCTAAGAATCAGGCGCCGGACACCCTGACCATCACATACCGGAGATTAGGAGAACCCACTGACTACAGAATGGACTCCTCGATTGCCGATTTCAATGGCCCTTTTCTGAGAGTGCCCGCGAACTACATTTACCTGGGTAACAATGGCTCTCCGGCACGCCCGGTGGCCTTCACACCCCGTATGACAGCAGGCTTCGATCCGGGTTTTCATAGTTTTGACCCTTACGGTTTCAATCACGACAACGCAAGGATCTACTATTCTAACCGCCCGTATACGGAACTGAACTACATGATTGGTAGCCAGCAGGAACAACAGCTGGGTGTCATGCATACCCAGAACCGTACTGACAGGTTCAATTTCGGGTTCGAGTACCAGAAGATATATGCCCCCGGCTACTTCCGTTCTCAAACCACGAATCACAACATTTATCGTGTAACCGGCAGGTACAATTCCAGGGATAAGCGATACAATGCCACCCTCAGTTACTTCTATAACAAGTATGCAAACGGTGAAAACGGAGGTATCAAAAATGATGATGACCTGGAAAATCCCCGTTACAGCCAGCGTAAAACCATCGACGTAAACCTGGGTAATGATGCCAGCACCACCAGCAGTCTTTTTAACTCCACCATCCCGGTAAAGAGTTCAATCGACCAGGCAGGCTTCCTCTTCATGCAGTCCTACGACTGGGGAAAAGGGGATACCATCCATGTAAACGATACGACGGACGTATATAAATTCGATCCGGTATTCAGGGTGCAATACACCTTCAAACTGAATAAAGACCAGGTAGCCTACCTGGATCCAACACCAGATACGTTCTTCTATACTACGCACTATGGCTGGGCATATTCCGGCGATACAGTAAAGGCACAGCATAATTTCAGAACGATTGCCAACGATCTCTCACTGGTACAGTTCCCGATCAGGGGCAACCAGGCCCACTTTATCACAGCAGGGGCAAGGATCGAGAATACCACGGGCACATTCATGGATGCGGATATTAAGTTTAGCAACCTGGCCCTTCACGGGGAATACCGCAATAAAACCAAAAACCAGCAATGGGATTTCCAGGCCAAAGGTGAATTATACATGGCAGGAGAGAACCGCGGGGATTACAGCGTGAGCGGTATGCTGAGCAGGTACCTGAACCCAACACTGGGAAATGTAAAACTGGCCTTCTCAAACGTGAACAGGGAGCCTTCGTATGTCTATAAGTATTTTTCAAGTAGCTATGACAGCTGGTACAACAGCACCCTGGCCAAAGAAAATATCTCCAAACTACAGTTCATCGCAGACAATCCTAAGCTGAAATACAACCTGACAGTGAACTACTACATCATCGGGAATTATACCTATATGAGTAGTTACTATAAGAGTGCGCAGGCCGATGCCATCTTCAATATGCTGGAAATTATGTTCAGCAAGAAGTTCACCTGGAAGCACTGGAACTGGTATGCAGATCTGACCTTCCAGCAGGTACACGGTACAGCACCGGTGAATATTCCAAGCTTTTGGACCCGTCACCGTATTGCCTACGAAAACAGGCTGTTTAATAACCTGAACCTGATGGTGGGCGTGGAAGCGAAATACATGACAGCTTACAATGCAGATGATTACTCTCCCATTATCGGTCAATTTGTGTATCAGACTACCCAAAAGGTTCAATATTATGCACCTGACCTGGCTGCTTTCCTGCATTTCCGGATCAAATCGTTCAATGCTTTCATCAGAACTGAGAACTTAAACACGTTTTTTGCTACAAATAATTTCGCCGGACCGCATTATCCTTACAATAACTTCCAATTCAGGCTGGGGTTACGTTGGTGGTTCGTGAACTAA
- a CDS encoding DUF4407 domain-containing protein, which produces MKRIGDFFLFCSGAHVPLLRRAPTETNKYGGIGATIFFTGLLAAFSGGYALWCVFGQLWSTLLFGAIWGLMIFNLDRYIVSGMKKRNKFSNEFLIALPRIILAILIAIVISKPLELQVFGKEIKQELIIMEQQVFKTQEDNVLSRYRQRMNELNGEIAILEKGIQTQALRRDTLQKVAREEADGTGGSKVKNLGPIYKAKKADADSAETALQKLSAENGVLIASKRKELAGIDSTFKATVAQLDRTHIDGLASQLDALGHLTQKSTPVWWANWFITILFITIETAPVFVKLISARGPYDDLLEAHEHAFIIYRKEKIEKREREYDSRMMVVR; this is translated from the coding sequence ATGAAACGCATTGGCGATTTCTTCCTGTTCTGCTCAGGTGCACACGTGCCTTTACTCCGCCGTGCACCTACGGAAACCAACAAATACGGGGGTATTGGGGCTACTATTTTCTTCACCGGTTTACTGGCAGCCTTTTCCGGCGGCTATGCCCTCTGGTGTGTATTCGGTCAGTTATGGTCTACTTTATTATTCGGTGCCATCTGGGGACTCATGATCTTCAACCTGGACAGGTACATTGTATCCGGCATGAAAAAACGCAACAAATTCAGTAATGAATTTTTAATTGCACTTCCCAGGATCATCCTTGCCATCCTGATTGCCATTGTCATCTCAAAACCGCTGGAACTGCAGGTCTTCGGCAAAGAGATCAAACAGGAACTCATTATCATGGAGCAGCAGGTGTTTAAAACCCAGGAAGACAATGTACTCTCCCGCTATCGGCAACGCATGAATGAACTGAACGGGGAAATTGCAATCCTTGAAAAGGGGATTCAGACACAGGCCCTGCGCAGGGATACTTTGCAAAAAGTTGCCCGTGAAGAAGCGGATGGTACCGGTGGCTCCAAAGTCAAAAACCTGGGTCCTATTTACAAAGCAAAGAAAGCAGATGCTGACAGTGCAGAAACAGCATTACAAAAGCTCTCCGCTGAAAACGGCGTACTCATTGCCAGCAAAAGAAAAGAACTGGCAGGTATTGATTCTACTTTCAAAGCTACTGTTGCGCAACTTGACAGAACACACATTGACGGCCTCGCTTCTCAACTGGATGCATTAGGGCATCTTACCCAAAAAAGTACGCCTGTATGGTGGGCCAACTGGTTTATTACTATTCTTTTTATCACCATCGAAACGGCGCCGGTATTTGTAAAACTCATCTCTGCCCGCGGACCATACGATGATCTGCTGGAAGCACATGAACATGCATTTATTATTTACAGGAAAGAAAAAATTGAAAAGAGAGAAAGGGAGTATGACAGCAGGATGATGGTGGTACGCTAA